A genomic region of Sarcophilus harrisii chromosome 6, mSarHar1.11, whole genome shotgun sequence contains the following coding sequences:
- the LOC100933518 gene encoding solute carrier family 22 member 8, which translates to MSFSEILDRVGSLGPFQVLHVLLLSLPVLFMASHNLLQIFTAATPAHHCVPAPNASSPALPLGPHGAPDRCRRYSPVPGPGNATLPNGTWGPTEPCLDGWVYDRTLFASTIVTEWDLVCDLRQLKEMAQSLYMAGILIGGIVFGSLSDRFGRKPILTLSYLLLAVSGTCSAFSPNLLTYAIFRFLTGCSLSGITLSTVILCVEWVPTHVRAIQSTFTGYCYTFGQFILPGLAYSVTEWRWLQFIVSTPFYIFFLSSWWVAESVRWLVLSGKSSRALKELRRVAAFNGRKEDGDKLSLEELKLNLHKEISLGKTSYSVMNLFQNPILRRISCCICIIWFATGFAYYSLAMGVEDFGVNIYMLQIIFGGVDVPAKFISVLCLSYVGRRITQGTCLLLAGTAILANIFVPSDMSVMRTSLAVFGKGCLSSSYNCLFLYTSELYPTVIRQRGMGLGNLCTRVGSMIAPLVKITGEVLPFIPAVIYGVIPILGGVAAFFLPETLNTALPETIEDLQRRKKSNEETEVQNVPLQSCESEKGTS; encoded by the exons ATGAGCTTCTCGGAGATCCTGGACCGGGTGGGCAGCCTGGGCCCCTTCCAGGTGCTGCACGTGCTCCTGCTCTCGCTGCCCGTGCTCTTCATGGCCAGCCACAACCTGCTGCAGATCTTCACGGCCGCCACGCCGGCGCATCACTGCGTGCCGGCGCCCAACGCCTCCTCCCCGGCGCTGCCCCTCGGGCCCCACGGGGCGCCCGACCGCTGCCGCAGGTACAGCCCCGTCCCGGGCCCCGGGAACGCCACCCTCCCCAACGGCACCTGGGGCCCCACCGAGCCCTGCCTGGACGGCTGGGTCTACGACAGGACTCTCTTCGCCTCCACCATCGTGACCGAG TGGGATCTGGTGTGCGACCTGCGGCAGCTGAAGGAGATGGCCCAGTCCTTGTACATGGCTGGCATCCTGATTGGAGGAATTGTGTTCGGGAGCTTGTCAGACAG GTTTGGCCGGAAGCCCATCCTGACCCTGTCCTACCTGCTGCTGGCCGTCAGCGGCACCTGCTCGGCCTTCTCGCCCAACCTCCTGACCTATGCCATCTTCCGCTTCTTGACTGGCTGTAGCCTCTCGGGCATCACGCTCAGCACCGTGATCTTGT GCGTCGAGTGGGTGCCGACCCATGTCCGGGCCATCCAGTCGACATTCACCGGCTACTGCTACACTTTTGGCCAGTTCATCCTCCCCGGCCTGGCATACAGCGTCACCGAGTGGCGCTGGCTGCAGTTCATCGTGTCTACCCCGTTCTacatcttcttcctttcctcctg GTGGGTGGCTGAGTCTGTGCGGTGGCTGGTCCTGTCCGGGAAGTCCTCAAGGGCCCTGAAGGAGCTCCGGAGGGTAGCGGCCTTCAACGGCAGGAAGGAGGACGGCGACAAGCTCAGCCTGGAG GAACTGAAACTCAACCTCCACAAGGAGATCTCCTTGGGGAAAACTTCCTACAGCGTGATGAACCTCTTCCAGAATCCCATCCTGCGCCGGATATCTTGCTGCATCTGTATCATTTG GTTCGCCACAGGATTCGCCTACTACAGCCTGGCCATGGGCGTGGAGGACTTCGGAGTCAACATCTACATGCTCCAGATCATCTTCGGCGGCGTCGACGTCCCGGCCAAGTTCATCTCTGTCCTGTGCCTGAGCTACGTGGGCCGCCGGATCACCCAGGGCACTTGCCTCCTGCTGGCGGGCACTGCCATCCTTGCCAACATCTTCGTGCCCTCAG ACATGTCAGTAATGAGGACCAGCCTCGCTGTCTTTGGGAAGGGCTGTCTTTCCAGCTCCTATAACTGTCTCTTCTTGTACACCAGCGAGCTGTATCCCACAGTCATCCG CCAAAGAGGAATGGGCCTGGGCAACCTGTGCACCCGTGTGGGCAGCATGATAGCCCCCCTGGTGAAGATCACAGGAGAGGTGCTGCCTTTCATCCCAGCCGTCATCTACGGGGTCATCCCCATCCTGGGGGGTGTTGCTGCCTTCTTCTTGCCAGAGACCCTCAACACGGCCCTTCCAGAGACGATTGAGGATCTGCAAAGACG gaaaaagtcaaatgaagagACAGAGGTTCAGAATGTTCCTCTGCAATCCTGCGAATCTGAAAAGGGAACCAGCTGA